One genomic segment of Panicum virgatum strain AP13 chromosome 2N, P.virgatum_v5, whole genome shotgun sequence includes these proteins:
- the LOC120662932 gene encoding plasminogen-binding group A streptococcal M-like protein PAM: MEGNDADEPLSTTASVLKELSGTRQEVERAREAAVQAWLASLPLAEELERLRAELAAAKSRLAATASEIPPLKSLIESTNAAVAERQAEAAKKQAAEEDLRRRVDGARAELRRLRAEIAASRDAKDSLEQRVLIRRQAARALQLAERAIAAETHALARVEVEERKAAARVDEAEALRRAAKARRAASVARLDAARAKRREAAAAEVRRLDGADNDGKRARSAPPARSRSRRSCFSVKKLRRCLCATAKA; this comes from the exons ATGGAAGGCAACGATGCAGACGAGCCCCTGAGCACAACTGCCAGTGTCCTCAAGGAGCTGTCGGGGACCAGGCAGGAGGTGGAGCGCGCCCGCGAGGCCGCGGTGCAGGCGTGGCTCGCGTCCCTGCCGCTCGCCGAGGAGCTCGAGCGGCTCCGCGCCGAGCTGGCCGCGGCCAAGAGCCGCCTCGCCGCGACGGCGTCCGAGATACCGCCGCTCAAGTCGCTGATCGAGTCCACGAACGCTGCAGTTGCCGAGAggcaggcggaggcggcgaagaaGCAGGCCGCTGAGGAGGATCTCCGGCGGCGCGTCGACGGTGCACGagccgagctccggcggctgCGGGCGGAGATCGCCGCGTCGAGGGACGCCAAGGACTCGCTGGAGCAGCGGGTGCTCATCCGGCGccaggccgcgcgcgcgctgCAGCTGGCCGAGCGCGCCATCGCGGCGGAGACCCACGcgctggc GCGCGTGGAGGTCGAGGAGCGgaaggccgccgcgcgcgtcgaTGAGGCCGAGGCCCTGCGGCGCGCGGCGAAGGCGCGCAGGGCGGCCTCCGTGGCGAGGCTGGACGCCGCGCGCGCCAAGAGgcgggaagccgccgccgccgaggttcGCCGCCTTGACGGTGCCGACAACGACGGCAAGCGGGCGAGGAGcgcaccgccggcgaggagccgcAGCCGGAGGTCTTGCTTCTCGGTGAAGAAGCTACGCAGATGCTTGTGCGCCACGGCCAAAGCTTGA
- the LOC120661863 gene encoding uncharacterized protein LOC120661863: MDSSAGGGGGGRGEPARWLEIAGKLLAARDLVGCKRLAERAVEADPNLPGADELLAVADVLLASQRQLPSGRPDPVAVLQLQPGPDPAAVKRAFGRLSQLVSAPRNPRPAADTALHFVQQAFADLSKNASSDTAPAAASTPASGGASAAAADADAFWTSCPYCCHVYQYQRALVGRALRCQSAGCRRAFVATEIPTVPPIVPGTDMYYCAWGFFPMGFPKAADLSTNWKPFCPMYPGNLQAPPQSASAGTANVDPMNVQSPQQPASAGTANIDPRNFQSPLQTGTAGTANVDSRNFQSTPQPASAGVANIDVPNIENNGIPFNANSTPANVQPANKSGVRGSPAGPSRGRTKKTTARKKVGTVFKKHASSGLESGIEPSMLGSDSWNGNAGSGSAQTAGTREININEVAKPTDGATMLNFGGDEDIGFDLDVDATDAILGNLQHLPFLREDDNTRRMF, translated from the coding sequence ATGGAttcctccgccggcggcggcgggggcggccgcggcgagccggCCCGATGGCTGGAGATTGCCGGGAAGCTCCTCGCCGCGCGGGACCTGGTCGGCTGCAAGCGCCTGGCGGAGCGCGCGGTGGAGGCGGACCCGAACCTCCCGGGTGCCGACgagctcctcgccgtcgccgacgtcCTCCTCGCCTCCCAGCGCCAGCTCCCCTCCGGCCGCCCCGATCCGGTCGCCGTGCTCCAGCTTCAGCCCGGCCCCGACCCCGCCGCGGTCAAGCGCGCCTTCGGCCGCCTCTCCCAGCTCGTGTCCGCCCCGCGTAACCCCCGTCCCGCCGCGGACACCGCCCTCCACTTCGTCCAACAAGCCTTCGCTGATCTCTCCAAGAACGCCTCCAGCGATacggctcctgctgctgcttctaCTCCTGCTTCAGGGGGTGCCTCGGCAGCcgctgccgatgccgatgcgTTCTGGACGTCGTGCCCCTACTGCTGCCACGTCTACCAGTACCAGCGCGCGCTGGTGGGGCGCGCGCTCAGGTGCCAGAGCGCCGGATGCCGGCGCGCGTTCGTGGCCACCGAGATCCCGACCGTGCCGCCTATTGTGCCGGGCACCGACATGTACTACTGCGCGTGGGGGTTTTTCCCCATGGGCTTTCCTAAGGCAGCTGATTTGAGCACCAACTGGAAGCCATTTTGCCCCATGTATCCTGGGAATCTTCAAGCTCCACCGCAGTCAGCATCTGCAGGGACTGCCAATGTCGATCCCATGAATGTTCAATCTCCACAGCAGCCAGCATCTGCAGGAACTGCCAATATTGATCCCAGGAATTTTCAATCTCCGCTGCAGACAGGAACTGCTGGGACTGCCAATGTTGATTCCAGGAATTTTCAATCTACGCCACAGCCAGCATCTGCAGGGGTTGCCAATATTGATGTACCAAATATTGAGAATAATGGCATACCTTTTAATGCCAATTCAACACCTGCAAATGTGCAGCCAGCAAATAAGAGTGGTGTCCGTGGCAGTCCAGCAGGGCCATCTAGAGGTAGGACGAAGAAGACAACAGCACGCAAGAAGGTTggtaccgtgtttaagaagcaCGCTTCCAGTGGGTTGGAAAGTGGCATTGAGCCATCTATGCTTGGGTCGGATTCATGGAATGGGAATGCAGGTAGTGGCAGTGCGCAGACAGCGGGTACTAGAGAGATCAACATAAATGAGGTGGCAAAGCCAACTGATGGCGCCACAATGCTGAATTTTGGTGGGGATGAGGACATTGGGTTTGATTTGGATGTTGATGCAACGGATGCCATATTGGGAAATTTACAGCACCTGCCATTCTTGAGGGAGGATGACAATACCAGAAGGATGTTTTAG
- the LOC120661864 gene encoding AP-4 complex subunit mu-like, with product MISQFFVLSQRGDHIVFRDYRGEVPKGSAEIFFRKVKFWNDDEAEEAPPVFNVDGVNYIHVKVAGLFFVVTTMVNVSPSLLLELLQRIARVTKDYLGVLNEDSLRKNFILVYELLDEVIDFGYPQTTSTEVLKSYIFNEPIMVDAGRLPPLGPAAMFMQGTKRMPGTAVTKSVVANEPRGKKREEIFVDIIERISVTFSSSGYILTSEIDGTIQMKSYLTGNPEIRLALNEDLSIGRTGSSSYDYRSSGGGAVILDDCNFHESVHLDSFDIDRTLTLIPHDGEFAVMNYRMTQEFKPPFRVTALIEEAGPSRAEVLLKIRADFSANVTANTITIQMPVPSYTMRASFELEAGAVGQTTDFKEGSRRLEWNLKKIVGGSEHTLRAKLTFSQESHGNITKEAGPVNMNFTIPMYNASKLQVRYLQIAKKSKTYNPYRWVRYVTQANSYVARL from the exons aTGATCTCGCAGTTCTTCGTGCTGTCGCAGCGCGGCGACCACATCGTCTTCCGCGACT ATCGCGGCGAGGTGCCTAAGGGCAGCGCGGAGATCTTCTTCCGGAAGGTGAAGTTctggaacgacgacgaggcagaGGAGGCGCCCCCAGTCTTC AATGTTGATGGGGTTAACTATATTCACGTCAAGGTCGCAGGGCTATTTTTTGTAGTAACTACAATGGTTAATGTTTCTCCATCCCTTCTCTTGGAACTTCTGCAAAGGATTGCACGTGTCACAAAAGATTATCTTGGTGTTCTGAATGAAGATTCACTGCGGAAGAATTTTATTTTGGTGTATGAATTGCTCGACGAAGTCATT GACTTTGGATACCCACAAACAACCTCTACTGAGGTTCTGAAGTCATACATATTTAATGAACCTATCATGGTTGATGCTGGACGACTACCACCGCTTGGTCCTGCTGCTATGTTCATG CAAGGCACAAAGCGTATGCCTGGTACAGCTGTTACAAAATCTGTTGTTGCTAATGAGCCTAGGgggaagaagagggaggaaaTTTTTGTTGATATAATTGAGAGAATAAGTGTGACATTCAGCTCTAGT GGTTACATACTTACATCTGAGATTGATGGAACAATTCAAATGAAAAGTTACCTCACTGGAAACCCAGAAATTCGTCTTGCTCTCAATGAGGATTTGAGCATTGGAAGAACCGGATCTTCTTCCTATG ATTACAGAAGTTCTGGAGGAGGAGCAGTCATTCTTGATGATTGTAACTTCCATGAGTCAGTGCATCTGGACAGCTTTGACATTGACAGAACTTTGACTTTA ATACCACATGATGGAGAATTTGCTGTAATGAACTACCGGATGACCCAAGAATTTAAGCCACCATTCCGTGTAACTGCACTGATTGAAGAAGCTGGACCATCGAGG GCTGAAGTTCTACTGAAGATAAGAGCAGACTTCTCTGCAAATGTCACAGCTAACACAATCACAATACAAATGCCAGTGCCCTCCTACACAATGAG AGCAAGTTTTGAGTTAGAAGCTGGAGCAGTTGGGCAAACAACAGATTTTAAGGAGGGATCCAGGAGACTTGAGTGGAATCTAAAGAAG ATTGTTGGTGGTTCTGAGCACACCCTTCGTGCAAAGCTGACATTTTCCCAGGAGTCGCATG GAAATATCACAAAGGAAGCTGGTCCGGTGAACATGAATTTCACTATACCTATGTACAATGCGTCAAAGTTGCAG GTCAGGTATCTTCAGATAGCGAAGAAATCAAAGACATACAATCCATACAGATGGGTGCGATATGTAACACAAGCTAACTCCTACGTAGCTCGTCTATGA
- the LOC120661865 gene encoding ADP-ribosylation factor-related protein 1-like, with protein sequence MFSLFYGLWNHVFSKTEFHVLILGVHKAGKTTLLEKLKSIYLKGEGLPHDRIVPTVGLNIGRIEDANVKLVFWDLGGQPGLRTIWEKYYEEAHAVIYVIDSSAAASFEDAKSSLEKVLRHEDLQGAPILIFANKQDSPAAVSEEELARHLHVKELDERPCMFQAGSAFDGTGIKHGVDWLVEEMERSKRTELLRMRTEAAGKI encoded by the exons ATGTTCTCCTTGTTCTATGGCCTATGGAATCATGTCTTCAGCAAGACAGAGTTCCATGTGCTTATCCTTGGAGTTCATAAGGCTGGGAAGACG ACCTTGCTAGAAAAGTTGAAGTCGATCTACCTGAAGGGAGAAGGTCTTCCGCATGATCGTATTGTTCCAACAGTTGGGCTTAATATTGGGCGTATTGAAGATGCGAATGTAAAGCTTGTCTTCTGGGACCTGGGAGGTCAG CCTGGCCTACGAACAATATGGGAGAAATATTATGAGGAGGCACATGCTGTAATATATGTTATCGActcttctgctgctgcatcATTTGAGGATGCCAAATCCTCTCTTG AGAAAGTTCTCCGCCATGAAGATCTGCAAGGAGCGCCAATACTCATATTTGCAAATAAGCAG GATTCACCAGCAGCTGTCTCGGAGGAAGAATTGGCGAGACATCTGCATGTTAAAGAGTTAGATGAGAGGCCATGCATGTTCCAGGCTGGTTCTGCTTTTGATGG GACAGGGATCAAACATGGTGTTGACTGGCTGGTAGAAGAAATGGAGAGGAGTAAACGCACTGAATTGCTGAGGATGCGTACAGAAGCAGCTGGGAAGATTTAA
- the LOC120661866 gene encoding dolichyl-diphosphooligosaccharide--protein glycosyltransferase subunit 4A produces the protein MFDDQDLGFFANFLGIFIFVLVIAYHFVMADPKYEGN, from the coding sequence ATGTTTGACGACCAAGACCTGGGCTTCTTTGCCAATTTCCTGGGCATCTTCATCTTTGTCTTGGTTATTGCATACCACTTCGTGATGGCAGACCCGAAGTACGAAGGAAACTGA